In Candidatus Gastranaerophilales bacterium, a single window of DNA contains:
- the ispF gene encoding 2-C-methyl-D-erythritol 2,4-cyclodiphosphate synthase, with protein sequence MQYRIGQGFDLHKLVEGRKFILGGIEIPYEKGLFGHSDADALCHSIIDALFGALALGDIGTHFPDNDPKYKGADSILLLKEAYGLVKKEGYLINNLDNTIMAQAPKMKPYIPLIQEKLAVVLGVDKNQISIKAKTMEGVDAVGEKRAVSTQSIVLLVKD encoded by the coding sequence ATGCAGTATAGAATAGGGCAGGGCTTTGATTTACATAAATTAGTCGAAGGTCGAAAATTTATCCTCGGCGGAATTGAAATTCCATACGAAAAGGGCTTATTTGGACATTCTGACGCTGACGCATTGTGCCATTCGATTATCGATGCACTTTTTGGTGCTTTGGCTTTAGGTGATATAGGTACTCATTTTCCTGATAATGACCCAAAATACAAAGGAGCGGACAGCATTTTGCTTTTAAAAGAGGCTTATGGGCTCGTTAAAAAAGAAGGCTATTTAATCAATAATCTTGATAATACTATTATGGCTCAAGCTCCTAAAATGAAGCCTTATATCCCTTTGATACAAGAAAAGTTGGCAGTCGTTTTAGGGGTCGATAAAAATCAAATTTCTATTAAAGCAAAAACAATGGAAGGTGTTGACGCTGTAGGTGAAAAAAGAGCGGTTTCGACTCAAAGCATTGTTTTGCTTGTAAAAGATTAA
- a CDS encoding HAD family hydrolase, whose amino-acid sequence MIKMLVVDIDGTIKTRVSPISEKLKHHVKILRENGVKVVIATGRMHCSAKHVAEDLGTDEPVISYQGGLIIDSDGKVLWNKLLNEKCAKEVIEYLRKENIHINTYVNDELFVEKDSDEVKDYVSDKNISYNLIDTLDNLDYSNLNKILAIDYDEQKTIELVKYFQDKYKEELYIIRSTPNFCEVSNPLATKGNGVRFLAKMWGINQDEIMVAGDQDNDIEMLKAAGIKVAMENATDELKKVANFITKSVDEDGVCFAIEKFCDIKELKCSIE is encoded by the coding sequence ATGATAAAAATGCTTGTTGTTGATATTGACGGCACAATAAAAACCAGAGTAAGCCCGATTTCAGAAAAATTGAAACACCACGTTAAAATTTTGAGAGAAAATGGCGTGAAAGTTGTTATTGCTACTGGCAGAATGCACTGCTCAGCTAAACATGTCGCAGAGGATTTAGGGACAGATGAACCTGTGATTTCTTATCAGGGCGGCTTGATAATTGATTCGGACGGAAAAGTCTTATGGAATAAGCTACTGAACGAAAAATGTGCTAAAGAAGTGATTGAATATTTGAGAAAAGAAAATATTCATATTAATACCTATGTTAATGATGAACTATTTGTTGAGAAAGACTCTGATGAGGTCAAAGATTATGTTAGCGATAAAAACATAAGTTATAATTTGATTGATACTCTTGATAATCTTGATTATTCTAATTTGAACAAGATTTTGGCGATTGATTATGATGAGCAAAAAACTATTGAGCTTGTTAAATATTTTCAAGATAAATATAAAGAAGAACTTTATATTATCCGTTCTACTCCGAATTTTTGCGAAGTGTCAAATCCATTGGCAACAAAGGGAAATGGGGTAAGATTTTTGGCTAAAATGTGGGGTATAAATCAAGACGAAATTATGGTTGCAGGAGATCAAGATAACGATATTGAAATGTTAAAAGCTGCCGGAATAAAAGTTGCGATGGAAAATGCAACTGATGAATTGAAAAAAGTGGCAAATTTTATAACAAAATCTGTCGACGAAGATGGAGTTTGTTTTGCAATAGAAAAATTTTGCGACATTAAGGAGCTAAAATGCAGTATAGAATAG
- a CDS encoding NUDIX hydrolase: MDNFEEKKLKSTTIFKGKIITVVKDEVLISNGLLRDREVVKHNGGVVILAEKDDKILMVKQFRYPVGLTLWELPAGKLDKKNEDILDAAKRELEEETGHKAKNWQSLGFVHTSPGFSSEKLYLFFAKDLTQTEQNLDEGEILKFEAIEKNKVFEMIKNGEITDAKTICAVMKAYKL, translated from the coding sequence ATGGATAATTTTGAAGAAAAAAAATTAAAATCAACTACGATTTTTAAAGGTAAAATAATTACAGTTGTAAAAGATGAAGTTTTGATTAGCAACGGGCTTTTAAGAGATAGAGAAGTCGTAAAGCATAATGGTGGAGTTGTCATTCTAGCTGAAAAAGATGATAAAATCCTTATGGTTAAACAGTTTCGTTATCCTGTTGGGCTTACATTGTGGGAGCTTCCGGCTGGGAAACTCGACAAAAAAAATGAAGATATTTTGGACGCAGCAAAAAGAGAACTTGAAGAGGAAACAGGGCATAAAGCGAAAAATTGGCAATCTCTAGGCTTTGTTCATACAAGCCCCGGTTTTAGTTCTGAAAAGTTGTATTTGTTTTTTGCTAAAGACCTAACTCAGACAGAGCAAAATCTTGACGAAGGCGAAATATTAAAATTTGAAGCAATCGAGAAAAATAAAGTATTTGAAATGATTAAAAATGGTGAAATTACTGATGCCAAAACAATTTGTGCAGTGATGAAAGCTTATAAATTATGA
- the rsfS gene encoding ribosome silencing factor, giving the protein MACNVAVSGDFNLEEITSYKLASVVARLIDDKKGKDISILNISNVSVLADYFVICSADTTTQVKALTNSVHDGVKKFFGRLPIGEENDLKHRWNLVDYGDVIVHVLHKEERDTYAIEKFWNHALRVEEADWMEESKEYSAYNEM; this is encoded by the coding sequence TTGGCTTGTAATGTAGCCGTAAGTGGAGATTTTAACTTGGAAGAAATTACATCATACAAATTAGCCAGCGTTGTTGCCAGATTGATTGACGATAAAAAAGGTAAAGATATTTCAATTTTGAATATATCAAATGTATCAGTTTTGGCTGATTATTTTGTTATTTGTTCAGCAGATACCACAACTCAGGTAAAAGCTTTGACAAATAGTGTCCACGATGGAGTTAAAAAGTTTTTTGGCAGACTCCCTATCGGTGAAGAAAATGACCTCAAACACCGTTGGAATTTGGTTGATTATGGCGATGTAATTGTTCACGTTTTGCATAAAGAAGAACGTGATACTTATGCAATAGAAAAATTTTGGAACCACGCTTTAAGAGTCGAAGAAGCTGATTGGATGGAAGAATCCAAAGAATATTCTGCTTATAACGAAATGTAG
- a CDS encoding sigma-70 family RNA polymerase sigma factor gives MANKIDKYSNNQDETETEAEAPATEATPQDEDIIASVEEPKVAETASSVAADDSVKIYLQQIGKIPLLTVEQELEIARQIKEENSEAAKDALINANLRLVVSIAKKYIGRGLSFLDLIQEGNLGLMRAAEKFDYTKGFKFSTYSTWWIQQAITRAIADKSRLIRLPVHMIETLSKIKKVSLDLTMDYGHAPSKEEIAYKVGMSVNKLAALIESAQGTVSIESPANQKDESTKLADFIVDENSLSPDSKVTQDNLFSDIRKILNQLSPKERDVLIMRYGLDDNGQKKTLEEIGARYGVSRERIRQIENRAMSKLKKLCRNAMLNKNLKNYI, from the coding sequence ATGGCAAACAAGATTGATAAATATTCAAATAATCAAGATGAAACTGAAACAGAAGCAGAAGCACCTGCTACTGAGGCAACTCCTCAAGATGAAGACATAATTGCCTCTGTTGAAGAGCCTAAAGTTGCAGAAACTGCGAGTTCTGTTGCTGCAGATGATTCTGTAAAAATATACTTACAACAAATAGGCAAGATTCCGTTGTTGACGGTTGAGCAAGAATTGGAAATCGCAAGGCAAATTAAAGAAGAAAATTCTGAAGCAGCTAAAGATGCATTGATTAATGCTAATTTGCGTCTTGTCGTTAGTATTGCAAAAAAATATATCGGACGTGGCTTGTCATTTTTGGATTTAATTCAAGAAGGCAATTTGGGCTTGATGAGAGCTGCTGAAAAATTTGATTATACAAAAGGATTCAAATTTTCGACTTATTCAACGTGGTGGATTCAACAGGCTATTACCCGTGCCATTGCCGATAAGTCAAGACTTATAAGGCTTCCTGTTCATATGATTGAAACTTTGAGTAAAATTAAAAAAGTTTCACTTGATTTGACTATGGACTACGGGCATGCCCCAAGTAAAGAAGAAATCGCATACAAGGTCGGAATGTCTGTTAATAAACTTGCTGCATTGATTGAATCAGCTCAAGGTACTGTGAGTATTGAATCACCTGCTAACCAAAAAGATGAGTCAACAAAACTTGCTGACTTTATCGTTGACGAAAATTCTTTGTCGCCTGATTCAAAAGTTACACAAGACAATTTGTTTTCTGATATAAGAAAAATTCTTAATCAATTAAGCCCGAAAGAGCGTGATGTCTTAATTATGAGATATGGTCTTGACGACAACGGGCAGAAAAAAACTTTGGAAGAAATCGGTGCAAGATATGGTGTTTCTAGAGAAAGAATTCGTCAGATTGAAAATCGTGCTATGAGCAAACTTAAAAAATTATGCAGAAATGCAATGCTGAATAAGAATTTGAAAAATTATATTTAA
- the rlmB gene encoding 23S rRNA (guanosine(2251)-2'-O)-methyltransferase RlmB → MSDYIYGKNSVLELLSQGKRNVNKILFSKGMHADAKLNKIVDLAKEQGIVFQFVPKEKFQQFSDVSHQGVVAYVSPIEYMEIDDFLEKGGKNRRIVILDGVEDPHNFGSIVRTAVCAGYDAIVMPSRRNSIVNSTVEKSSAGAINHIDIIMVNSLSSAVMKLKDNDFWIIASDAVSADNYFEIDYTNMNFAIVMGSEKSGISQSVLKQADFKVKIPMYNDFDSLNVANAASIIMYEAVKQIAQKGIL, encoded by the coding sequence ATGAGTGATTATATATACGGCAAGAACAGCGTATTGGAGCTTTTATCTCAAGGTAAACGCAATGTTAACAAAATTCTTTTTTCAAAAGGAATGCACGCTGATGCGAAATTAAATAAGATAGTTGACTTGGCAAAAGAGCAGGGTATTGTGTTTCAGTTTGTACCGAAAGAAAAATTTCAACAGTTTTCAGATGTTTCTCATCAAGGAGTTGTAGCTTATGTTTCCCCGATAGAGTATATGGAGATAGATGATTTTCTTGAAAAGGGGGGCAAAAACCGCAGGATAGTAATTCTTGATGGAGTAGAGGACCCTCACAATTTTGGTTCTATCGTCAGAACGGCTGTTTGTGCTGGTTATGACGCAATTGTTATGCCCTCAAGACGCAACTCGATTGTTAATTCTACGGTTGAAAAATCGTCAGCAGGAGCAATTAATCACATAGATATAATAATGGTTAATAGTCTTTCGTCCGCAGTTATGAAGTTAAAGGATAACGACTTCTGGATAATTGCATCTGATGCAGTATCTGCAGATAATTATTTTGAAATCGATTATACCAATATGAATTTTGCGATAGTAATGGGCTCTGAAAAGTCGGGTATATCTCAAAGCGTATTGAAACAAGCTGATTTCAAGGTAAAAATTCCTATGTACAATGACTTTGATTCGTTAAATGTTGCAAATGCCGCATCTATAATCATGTACGAGGCTGTTAAGCAAATAGCCCAAAAAGGAATATTATAG
- the secF gene encoding protein translocase subunit SecF has product MANTLLNSKKIIDVVKYRWVWVSLSALLIIPGIVAMIYSMMTYPTHMPLRVGIDFTGGTIVQYSVDKAVDNAKMADIRTKLEKTGIKNPVIQVLTASAVGSKHNEFNNILSVRTQFASEKNDKAMANVSSVVMKDFPKAKLVQVSSVGPTLGAELFKNSMVALLLAFTAIVAYLGFRFRIEYGVIAILALVHDALFIVGAFSILGLLCGVQIDALFITAILTVIGFSVHDTIVVFDRVRENAKFLAKKATYGEIVNASVNQTLARSINTSLTTLITLAALYFFGGVTTKDFVLAMMLGIAIGTYSSIFFASMALAWYHEKVDKKA; this is encoded by the coding sequence ATGGCTAATACGCTGTTAAATTCAAAAAAAATAATAGATGTTGTCAAATATAGATGGGTTTGGGTTTCCCTTTCAGCATTGTTAATCATACCTGGTATTGTGGCAATGATATATTCAATGATGACTTATCCGACCCATATGCCACTTAGAGTCGGTATTGACTTTACAGGTGGTACAATTGTTCAATATTCAGTTGACAAAGCAGTCGATAATGCCAAAATGGCAGATATTAGAACAAAGTTAGAAAAAACAGGAATTAAAAACCCTGTAATTCAAGTCTTGACGGCTTCTGCTGTAGGCTCAAAGCATAACGAGTTCAATAATATTTTGTCAGTAAGAACTCAATTCGCTTCAGAAAAAAATGATAAAGCAATGGCAAATGTTTCATCAGTTGTGATGAAGGATTTCCCTAAAGCAAAATTGGTACAAGTAAGTTCAGTCGGACCGACTTTAGGGGCCGAGCTCTTTAAAAATTCTATGGTAGCGTTGCTTTTGGCCTTTACTGCTATAGTCGCTTATTTGGGCTTTAGATTCCGTATTGAATATGGCGTAATCGCAATTTTGGCGTTGGTTCATGATGCGTTGTTTATTGTAGGTGCTTTCTCTATTTTGGGATTGCTATGTGGAGTTCAAATAGATGCTTTGTTTATAACGGCAATTCTTACGGTCATAGGCTTTTCCGTCCATGACACCATTGTTGTTTTTGACAGAGTCAGAGAAAACGCAAAATTCTTGGCTAAAAAAGCTACTTATGGAGAAATCGTTAATGCCAGTGTAAATCAAACTTTAGCAAGAAGTATCAATACTTCATTAACTACATTGATTACGTTAGCTGCTTTGTATTTCTTTGGTGGTGTAACAACTAAAGATTTTGTATTGGCTATGATGCTCGGAATTGCAATCGGTACTTATTCAAGTATTTTCTTTGCAAGTATGGCTTTAGCTTGGTATCATGAAAAAGTAGATAAAAAGGCTTAA
- the secD gene encoding protein translocase subunit SecD has product MMKNKKILFWAIMGLVAVCLTIIAIKPTKLGLDLVGGSRLVLEAQTTATIPEIKQDMMDSLKFAIENRVNALGVSETVVQQTGEKRLLIEIPDISDPAKAKEFIGDTAELEFKKPVTVQGGNEGWASTGLTGKDLRKAAVATDQTGQYVVSLEFNDAGTKKFGDLTTQLVGKQMAIFFNNELQSAPVINERILGGRAQISGGSAGFAYEEAKKMVDLLNAGALPIPAKIIEENTVGPTLGADSIAKSKLAGMIGLGAVMIFMIMYYRVPGFIADIALIIYSIIVFAIFKIIPVTLTLAGIAGFILSIGMAVDANILIFERTKEELKSGRTLFTAINTGFDRAFTSIFDSNMTTIITCVILYMLGSSIVKGFALTLLIGVLVSMFSAITVTKNFMHLLFGTGQLKHPGWFGLKESDINTAYEASETKKEKARFGILD; this is encoded by the coding sequence ATGATGAAAAATAAGAAAATTCTGTTTTGGGCAATTATGGGACTTGTCGCAGTTTGTTTGACAATCATTGCAATAAAGCCTACAAAATTAGGTCTTGACTTGGTTGGCGGTTCCAGATTGGTGCTGGAAGCTCAAACTACAGCTACAATTCCTGAAATCAAACAAGATATGATGGATAGCTTGAAGTTTGCTATAGAAAACAGAGTTAATGCTTTGGGCGTTTCTGAAACTGTAGTTCAACAAACAGGAGAAAAAAGATTATTAATTGAAATTCCTGATATTTCAGATCCTGCTAAAGCTAAAGAATTTATTGGAGATACGGCTGAATTAGAATTCAAAAAACCAGTTACCGTACAAGGCGGAAACGAAGGTTGGGCTTCTACGGGGTTGACAGGTAAAGATTTGAGAAAAGCAGCTGTTGCTACAGACCAAACTGGTCAATATGTTGTAAGCTTAGAGTTTAATGACGCAGGAACAAAAAAATTCGGCGATTTGACAACTCAACTCGTTGGGAAACAAATGGCTATATTCTTCAATAATGAACTTCAATCAGCTCCTGTTATAAACGAAAGAATATTAGGCGGCAGAGCTCAAATTTCAGGCGGTTCCGCTGGTTTTGCTTATGAAGAAGCTAAAAAAATGGTTGACCTTTTGAACGCAGGTGCTCTTCCTATCCCTGCAAAAATCATTGAAGAAAATACTGTAGGTCCTACTCTTGGTGCTGATAGTATTGCAAAGAGTAAATTGGCAGGCATGATTGGGCTTGGTGCAGTTATGATTTTCATGATTATGTACTATAGAGTCCCTGGATTTATTGCCGATATTGCGTTGATAATATATTCAATAATTGTATTTGCTATCTTTAAGATTATTCCTGTAACTCTTACTTTAGCAGGTATTGCAGGTTTTATCTTGAGTATAGGTATGGCGGTCGATGCCAATATCTTGATTTTCGAAAGAACAAAAGAAGAATTAAAGTCTGGTAGAACCTTGTTTACAGCTATTAATACAGGTTTCGACAGAGCTTTTACAAGTATTTTTGACTCTAATATGACAACGATTATTACTTGCGTAATTTTGTATATGCTAGGTTCAAGTATAGTTAAAGGTTTTGCTTTAACCTTGTTAATTGGTGTTTTGGTGAGTATGTTCAGTGCAATCACAGTTACTAAAAACTTTATGCACTTGTTGTTCGGTACAGGACAGTTGAAACACCCCGGTTGGTTTGGCTTGAAAGAAAGCGATATTAATACTGCTTATGAGGCTTCTGAAACCAAAAAAGAAAAAGCAAGATTCGGTATTTTGGACTAG
- a CDS encoding DMT family protein: MEEKTMLRSFTPIILLTISNIFMTFAWYGHLKHRSSALWIVILVSWGIAFFEYCFQVPANRIGRMVYDTAQLKTMQEVITLVVFCIFSVFYLKEELKWNYIVGFLFIIGAVFFVFKKW, translated from the coding sequence GTGGAAGAAAAAACAATGTTGCGAAGCTTTACGCCTATAATTTTGTTGACAATTTCTAATATATTTATGACATTTGCCTGGTACGGACATTTAAAACACAGAAGTTCTGCATTATGGATTGTAATCCTTGTTAGTTGGGGAATTGCATTTTTCGAATATTGTTTCCAAGTCCCTGCAAACAGAATAGGTAGAATGGTTTACGACACAGCACAACTAAAAACCATGCAAGAAGTCATAACGCTTGTTGTCTTTTGTATCTTTTCTGTTTTTTACCTCAAAGAGGAGCTCAAATGGAACTATATCGTAGGATTTCTCTTTATTATAGGTGCCGTATTTTTTGTTTTTAAAAAGTGGTAA
- a CDS encoding type II secretion system protein — protein MKNRKAFTLAEVLITLVIIGVIAAMTIPSLLNNTNKQETITSLKKSYSVLSQALLQHYALTGESYEEAQDNCENDVDCIYEEFFAKRMNVVSSTLSPVAYSGGGDLTFYTADGMAYSFDKYTSEIFVDLNGDKGPNTRTSYRLNGNADIKDGYRFIVKDKQDSNWNKIGEYVYPACPTNFVLDGLKCLDSEYGCTCPM, from the coding sequence ATGAAAAATAGAAAAGCGTTTACACTTGCAGAAGTTTTGATTACGCTGGTTATAATTGGCGTAATAGCAGCGATGACAATTCCGTCGTTGTTGAATAATACAAACAAGCAGGAAACAATAACCTCCCTTAAAAAATCATATTCTGTCTTGAGCCAAGCTCTTTTGCAACACTATGCATTGACAGGCGAGAGTTATGAAGAGGCTCAAGACAATTGTGAGAATGATGTAGATTGTATTTATGAAGAATTTTTTGCTAAAAGGATGAATGTAGTTTCCTCTACATTGAGTCCTGTTGCATACAGTGGTGGTGGTGATTTGACTTTTTACACTGCAGATGGTATGGCATATTCATTTGATAAATATACAAGTGAGATTTTTGTTGATCTAAATGGTGACAAAGGACCGAATACAAGAACTTCTTATCGTTTAAATGGCAATGCCGACATAAAAGACGGATATCGTTTTATTGTTAAAGATAAGCAAGATTCGAACTGGAACAAAATCGGAGAATATGTATATCCTGCTTGTCCAACTAATTTTGTTTTGGATGGGTTAAAATGTCTTGATTCGGAATATGGTTGCACCTGTCCGATGTAG
- a CDS encoding AAA domain-containing protein produces MLQEATKILNSAFHNSFIKRLSLYLHDCVREEVKSSTFRNLKQDKDNKWIFLNNYDSVIDKNDSQELSLLSDEKLFTNFGEPLRLDGSDSYLTELMIQTEMSQKDKYLIYGYLFLVGKSGKNKRLNEFLTPLLYMPCKLERDGMNINCTLQDEVLSLNTGALTALMNKTDDEDEMEHMLDGLLEVVPELPLKEESLQIFLTTLKSIIPDIEIKLTHEDDEFENNVSASNPDVTVNYDNLDDITGEDRPKTKVKIDKVSITNQSAIILTKRPDVTAGVLHELTQISEKPSGLFRETALNVINEEYLITKGKNLDKQLKKEKELKDFAAITPLSLSDSQEAVIKKIEENPLVAVYGPPGTGKSQTIVNLVAHLIATGKTVLVASRMDKATDVVADRLNKLGAPYLALRAGRPNYQKQLSFELQDLLSNKVDLDSGFENAVLVDVSDMHKLLKSIKDIEDKCENIIKLEQEWQNAISERENEAKLLGKPTFITKNLKRDEIIAIDSVLKNLEKNLEKTGFLSNISNQINSHKLNKILKPILFHADYENIAKLRDELKLSELTAKARNIEAKIFKIGNLHQLILQMKTLKKKQRILAVEILKNKRRESLKGLLRDQVKRQRLIVHTKALVEKKRNLQNRLLEDEDFRPLLEAFPCWCVTTYAVSGSLPMKPGLFDVAIIDEASQCDIASCFPILYRSKKAVIVGDDKQLPHLSFLEKAKEQSFLSQYEIPDKYQLMWRFRTNSMFDLANYYSMSPVLLDEHFRCLEPIIEFSNREFYGDRMRIMTKNFEKKDVLELCLVQDGKVDSDATRNRPETEAIIKRVHEIILEDKKNIEAGNEPTTIGIISPFRGQVELIKKAMAQVFSDSIIRKHKIEVGTAHTFQGDERDIMVLSWAVADNSFSQSLTFLQKPNLFNVAITRAKNKTICFLSKNPKDLPQGLLKDYIEYIQAYEAKNKLETALDNELDDNIYKNNFEKEVATQLKEEGYNVKAGYKMAGFSTDLLVFDPMKNILLVECDGVEDNPKMYNTQIKKHVILERSGLKIERISFREWKQSKDACIERVKLALAAQ; encoded by the coding sequence ATGCTCCAAGAAGCAACAAAAATATTGAACTCAGCGTTCCACAACAGTTTTATCAAAAGATTAAGTCTATATCTTCACGATTGCGTCAGGGAAGAAGTCAAAAGCTCCACCTTCCGCAACCTAAAACAAGATAAAGACAACAAGTGGATATTTTTGAATAATTACGATTCTGTTATCGACAAAAATGACTCACAAGAATTGTCCCTTTTATCAGATGAAAAATTGTTCACAAACTTTGGCGAACCTTTACGGCTTGACGGCTCTGACAGCTATTTGACTGAACTTATGATTCAGACAGAAATGAGTCAAAAAGACAAATATTTGATTTACGGCTACTTGTTTTTAGTCGGCAAAAGTGGCAAAAACAAACGTCTAAACGAATTTCTAACTCCATTGTTATACATGCCCTGCAAACTTGAACGTGACGGAATGAACATAAATTGCACACTTCAAGATGAAGTTTTGTCGCTTAACACCGGAGCATTGACCGCCTTGATGAACAAAACTGATGACGAAGATGAAATGGAACATATGCTGGACGGTCTGCTTGAAGTTGTCCCTGAGCTACCTTTAAAAGAAGAAAGTTTACAAATTTTCTTGACCACTTTGAAGTCAATAATTCCTGATATAGAAATAAAATTAACTCACGAAGATGATGAATTCGAAAACAACGTATCAGCTTCAAACCCTGACGTTACAGTGAATTACGACAATCTCGATGATATAACAGGCGAAGATAGACCAAAAACAAAAGTCAAGATTGACAAAGTTTCAATAACAAATCAAAGTGCTATTATCTTGACAAAACGCCCTGACGTTACAGCGGGCGTCTTACACGAACTCACTCAAATATCAGAAAAACCAAGCGGTTTATTTAGAGAAACAGCACTAAACGTGATAAACGAGGAATACCTTATTACAAAAGGCAAAAACCTCGACAAACAGCTGAAGAAAGAAAAAGAACTTAAAGATTTTGCCGCTATTACGCCACTATCTTTGAGCGACTCTCAAGAAGCAGTTATAAAAAAAATCGAAGAAAATCCGCTTGTTGCAGTCTATGGACCTCCTGGAACAGGAAAATCACAAACCATTGTTAATCTTGTCGCACACTTAATTGCCACAGGAAAAACCGTCCTTGTAGCTTCCAGAATGGACAAAGCAACAGACGTAGTAGCTGACCGTCTAAACAAGCTTGGAGCACCCTATTTGGCTCTAAGAGCCGGACGCCCTAACTACCAAAAACAACTCTCTTTTGAGCTTCAAGATTTATTGTCAAACAAAGTTGACCTTGATTCGGGGTTTGAAAACGCTGTTCTTGTCGACGTATCTGATATGCACAAGCTTCTAAAAAGCATAAAAGATATTGAAGATAAATGTGAAAATATAATCAAGCTCGAACAAGAATGGCAAAATGCGATATCTGAAAGAGAAAATGAGGCAAAATTGCTCGGCAAACCCACTTTCATCACAAAAAATCTTAAACGTGATGAAATAATTGCTATTGATTCTGTTTTGAAAAATTTAGAAAAAAATCTCGAGAAAACAGGCTTTTTATCAAACATTTCAAATCAAATAAATTCGCATAAATTGAACAAAATATTAAAACCAATTTTGTTTCACGCCGATTATGAGAATATTGCTAAACTCAGAGATGAACTCAAACTTTCTGAATTGACCGCAAAAGCCCGCAATATAGAAGCTAAAATATTTAAAATCGGCAATCTCCATCAACTAATTTTGCAAATGAAAACATTAAAGAAAAAACAAAGAATTCTTGCCGTTGAAATCCTCAAAAACAAACGTAGAGAATCTCTTAAAGGTCTTTTGCGTGACCAAGTAAAACGCCAAAGATTGATAGTTCACACAAAAGCTTTAGTTGAAAAGAAAAGAAATCTGCAAAACAGACTTCTTGAAGATGAAGATTTTAGACCACTTTTGGAAGCTTTTCCTTGCTGGTGCGTTACTACCTACGCCGTTTCAGGTTCATTGCCGATGAAGCCGGGGCTTTTTGATGTAGCAATAATCGACGAAGCTTCTCAATGTGATATCGCAAGCTGTTTCCCGATACTTTACCGCTCAAAAAAAGCCGTAATCGTAGGTGACGACAAGCAACTTCCGCATCTATCCTTCTTGGAAAAAGCTAAAGAACAATCATTCTTGAGCCAATATGAAATACCTGACAAATATCAGTTAATGTGGCGTTTTAGAACAAATTCAATGTTTGATTTGGCAAACTATTACTCTATGAGTCCAGTCCTCTTAGATGAACATTTCAGGTGTTTAGAACCTATTATCGAGTTCAGCAACCGAGAATTCTACGGCGACAGAATGCGTATCATGACAAAAAACTTTGAGAAAAAAGATGTACTGGAACTTTGTCTTGTTCAAGATGGGAAAGTCGACTCCGACGCAACAAGAAACAGACCGGAAACCGAAGCCATCATTAAAAGGGTTCACGAAATAATTCTCGAAGATAAAAAAAATATCGAAGCCGGCAATGAGCCAACCACTATCGGTATAATTTCGCCATTCAGAGGACAAGTTGAACTCATAAAAAAAGCAATGGCTCAAGTTTTTTCTGACTCAATAATCCGTAAACACAAAATTGAAGTCGGTACAGCCCACACCTTCCAAGGTGATGAACGTGACATTATGGTACTATCTTGGGCAGTTGCAGACAACAGCTTCTCTCAAAGTTTGACATTCTTGCAAAAACCAAACCTTTTCAATGTTGCAATTACTCGTGCAAAAAACAAAACCATCTGTTTCTTATCAAAAAATCCTAAAGATTTGCCCCAAGGTCTTTTAAAGGATTACATTGAATATATTCAAGCCTATGAAGCCAAAAATAAGCTGGAAACAGCTCTTGACAATGAACTTGACGACAATATTTACAAAAATAATTTTGAAAAAGAAGTCGCAACTCAACTCAAAGAAGAAGGCTACAACGTTAAAGCAGGCTACAAAATGGCTGGTTTTAGCACAGATTTGTTAGTATTTGACCCTATGAAAAATATCCTTTTAGTAGAATGTGACGGGGTTGAAGATAACCCCAAAATGTATAACACTCAGATTAAAAAACACGTTATATTAGAGCGTTCGGGACTGAAAATCGAAAGAATATCTTTCAGAGAATGGAAACAAAGCAAAGACGCCTGCATCGAAAGAGTAAAACTCGCTTTAGCCGCTCAATAG